A DNA window from Carnobacterium funditum DSM 5970 contains the following coding sequences:
- a CDS encoding LURP-one-related/scramblase family protein, with product MIHLYMKQDYVSIKNRIIVTDGTGKDVYLIVGKWGRIGDGLSLYAMDGNLLVEVKQTILSVFPKFDLFVAGNKVATITKYQGINGPYFKVSHLKWVIKGDFDNNHYWIKRGQETIMEMEKAYLPYGDFYSLAINQQKNVPVCSCIAVIVDHLTLTRMPVKTKRLKEQSIQFI from the coding sequence ATGATTCATCTTTATATGAAACAAGACTATGTATCCATAAAAAACAGAATAATCGTTACCGATGGAACAGGTAAAGATGTTTATCTTATTGTTGGTAAATGGGGTCGGATTGGCGATGGCCTTTCATTATATGCCATGGATGGCAATTTATTGGTTGAAGTAAAACAAACTATTTTATCGGTATTCCCTAAATTTGATTTGTTTGTTGCTGGTAATAAAGTAGCTACCATCACAAAATACCAGGGAATAAATGGGCCTTATTTCAAAGTTAGTCATTTAAAATGGGTTATAAAAGGTGATTTTGACAACAACCACTATTGGATTAAGCGCGGACAAGAAACAATAATGGAGATGGAAAAAGCCTACTTACCTTATGGTGATTTTTATTCTTTAGCTATTAATCAGCAAAAGAATGTTCCTGTTTGTTCGTGTATCGCAGTCATTGTCGATCATCTAACGTTAACAAGAATGCCGGTTAAAACAAAACGACTAAAAGAACAGTCCATTCAATTCATCTAA
- a CDS encoding YvrJ family protein encodes MGTSSEWLSVIVEVIGNLGFPIFVAWFLLQRMENKLDELVKAIQDLNQVFNNTNR; translated from the coding sequence ATGGGAACAAGTTCAGAATGGCTGTCTGTAATTGTGGAAGTTATCGGTAATCTTGGGTTTCCTATCTTTGTAGCTTGGTTTCTTTTACAGCGAATGGAAAATAAGTTAGATGAATTAGTCAAAGCAATCCAAGATTTAAATCAGGTCTTTAATAATACAAACAGATAA